ACACCTGGTGTTTTCCGTAGACGCCGCGCGGCTTGCGTCTGGTCAGCCTTTAAACGACAGCAACAGGCGCCTTGGTTCCATGCCACCTGACGACCAGGATCCGGCCGAGATAACAAAGCAGGCCCGCCACGCCCACCACCACGCCCATACCTTTGGGCGAGCCATCCTGCCAGAGTCCGACCGCGAGGCTCGACAGCGCGCCGAGCGCCAACTGCACGGCGCCGAACACCGCAGCCGCGGCGCCAGCATTCACCGGATAGCGATGCATCAGATCGGTCGTGCAGTTGGCGGACAGAAGACCGACCACGCCGACCACGAAGAACAGGCCGAACACGATCGACCACAGACCGCCCCAACCGGTCAGCGACACGAGACCAACGAACAGCGAAGCTATGCAACTCACGGTTGCGGCAAAAGAAATCAGCGGCAACGAGCCGAGCCGGCCGACAAGTCGCGTATTCATGAAGTTGCCGAACATGATGCCGACAATATTCAACGCGAACAGAAAGCCGTAATGCTGCGCCGACACATGGAAATACTCGATGTAGACGAACGGCGTTGCCGTGATGTACGCGAACATCGACGCGAACGCCATGCCGCCGCACAGCATGTGCCCCCACGCAACCGGATCGCGCAACAACTTGCCGTACGCGCCGAACGATTTCAGCAGCGCCGACTGCGCGCGTTTCTCGCGCGGCCACGTTTCCGGCACCTTGAGAAACGCGGTGACCGCGCACACCGTACCGAACAGCGTCAGCACGACGAAGACGACACGCCAGCCGCCGAGCAGCAGCAACTGACCACCGATCAGCGGCGCAAGCAAAGGCCCGATCGACGTGACGATGGCGAGCATGGACAGCACGCGGGCGGCGTCGGTCGGCCCGTGGGCGTCGCGTGCAATGGCGCGCGCCAGCACCGAAGCCGCGCCCGCGCCCAACGCCTGCACGAAACGGAATATCACCAGCGAGCCGATCGAGAACGACAA
This genomic stretch from Paraburkholderia dioscoreae harbors:
- a CDS encoding Bcr/CflA family multidrug efflux MFS transporter, coding for MSHVTRSRPDGRLILLLGALAACGPISIDMYLPSLPTIAQAFAISTGAAQTTLTSFMFGFSIGMLLYGPLSDTYGRRPVLLGGIVMYALASVACALSFSIGSLVIFRFVQALGAGAASVLARAIARDAHGPTDAARVLSMLAIVTSIGPLLAPLIGGQLLLLGGWRVVFVVLTLFGTVCAVTAFLKVPETWPREKRAQSALLKSFGAYGKLLRDPVAWGHMLCGGMAFASMFAYITATPFVYIEYFHVSAQHYGFLFALNIVGIMFGNFMNTRLVGRLGSLPLISFAATVSCIASLFVGLVSLTGWGGLWSIVFGLFFVVGVVGLLSANCTTDLMHRYPVNAGAAAAVFGAVQLALGALSSLAVGLWQDGSPKGMGVVVGVAGLLCYLGRILVVRWHGTKAPVAVV